The following proteins come from a genomic window of Maylandia zebra isolate NMK-2024a linkage group LG22, Mzebra_GT3a, whole genome shotgun sequence:
- the eva1bb gene encoding eva-1 homolog Bb, whose product MEPIKRDMELLSNSMATYAHIKANPESFALYFMMGVCFGLFMALCLLVAGITCRARRHRKPPPSPSRRQLKESSEEEEDEEEEEESVGEERAVDTEIPKVTVGPLSDRSSQSNGTLRSLNVFTSAEELEKARRLEERERIVREIWRNGQPDILVTGTGTIGRVHYH is encoded by the exons ATGGAGCCAATTAAGAGAGATATGGAGCTGCTGAGTAACAGCATGGCGACCTACGCTCACATCAAAG CCAATCCAGAGAGCTTTGCCCTCTACTTCATGATGGGCGTCTGCTTCGGGCTTTTCATGGCGCTGTGCCTCCTGGTGGCCGGCATCACTTGCAGGGCTCGCCGCCACAGAAAACCACCTCCGTCTCCATCGAGGAGACAGCTCAAGGAGTCcagtgaagaggaggaggatgaggaagaagaggaggagagtgtAGGAGAGGAGAGGGCGGTGGATACGGAGATCCCTAAAGTGACAGTGGGTCCTCTGAGTGACCGCAGCAGCCAGTCTAACGGCACTCTGAGGAGCCTGAACGTTTTCACCTCGGCCGAGGAGCTGGAGAAGGCTCGACGGCTGGAGGAGAGGGAGCGAATCGTCAGGGAGATCTGGAGGAACGGGCAGCCGGACATCCTGGTTACGGGGACCGGGACGATTGGACGAGTTCATTACCACTAA